From Candidatus Dormiibacterota bacterium, one genomic window encodes:
- a CDS encoding class I fructose-bisphosphate aldolase encodes MTERVREILSWYGSDNPGTLANLSRLLNHGKLGGTGKLVILPVDQGFEHGPARSFAPNPPAYDPRYHFELAIEAGCNAYAAPLGFLEAAARDFAGQIPLILKVNNHDALGDERDPDQAMTGSVGDALRLGCSAIGYTIYPGSSHRLEMYGRIRAYAEEAKRHGLVVVVWSYPRGSGLSKEGETAIDVTGYAAQIAAQLGAHIIKVKLPSAHIEQEAARKVYLKEKIPVETVPERVRHVVQCAFNGRRIVIFSGGPAESDDTVLNEVRSIHDGGGFGSIIGRNSFQRKKVDALRLLDRVIGIYKNVSPGTVVDPR; translated from the coding sequence GTGACCGAACGAGTCCGAGAGATCCTGAGCTGGTACGGCAGTGACAACCCCGGCACCCTGGCCAACCTCTCCCGGCTGCTCAACCACGGCAAGCTCGGCGGCACCGGCAAGCTGGTGATCCTGCCGGTCGACCAGGGGTTCGAGCATGGCCCGGCGCGCAGCTTCGCGCCGAACCCCCCCGCCTACGACCCCCGCTATCACTTCGAGCTGGCGATCGAGGCCGGCTGCAATGCCTACGCCGCGCCGCTCGGCTTCCTCGAGGCGGCGGCGCGCGACTTCGCAGGGCAGATTCCGCTCATCCTGAAGGTCAACAACCACGACGCCCTCGGGGACGAAAGGGACCCCGACCAGGCGATGACCGGCAGCGTCGGCGACGCCCTGCGTCTGGGCTGCTCGGCCATCGGCTACACGATCTATCCCGGCTCGTCGCATCGTCTGGAGATGTACGGCCGGATCCGGGCCTACGCCGAGGAGGCCAAGCGCCACGGGCTGGTCGTCGTAGTCTGGTCCTACCCGCGCGGCTCGGGCCTGAGCAAGGAAGGGGAGACCGCCATCGACGTCACCGGCTACGCCGCCCAGATCGCCGCCCAGCTCGGAGCGCACATCATCAAGGTCAAGCTTCCCTCCGCGCACATCGAGCAGGAGGCCGCCCGCAAGGTCTACTTGAAGGAAAAGATTCCGGTGGAGACCGTCCCCGAACGGGTGCGTCACGTAGTCCAGTGCGCCTTCAACGGCCGCCGAATCGTCATCTTTTCCGGAGGCCCGGCCGAGTCCGACGACACCGTGCTCAACGAGGTCCGCAGCATCCACGATGGAGGCGGCTTCGGCTCGATCATCGGCCGCAACTCCTTCCAGCGGAAGAAGGTCGACGCCCTGAGGCTTCTCGACCGGGTCATCGGGATCTACAAGAACGTCTCGCCGGGAACCGTCGTTGACCCCAGGTGA
- a CDS encoding energy transducer TonB, giving the protein MKRTREQSFTRPGRRGIIAHWKPMRRNHARPALRPLLIVGILASAAPLGDTARAGAAGRDEPLRPAEAASPFPGSTPESPAGIPVPEGVEVSYDKSGRITWYKPKLDPWQEFKVRAIPILAVADDGARKIVFMIEVKDSPKGRPTSIQVTTEEGPWSVPIADSDEIRIHDSGCRVTQTILLQNQLALVEKLAAVTRAEIALPGYRITVRYKMSGDDLAIFKRMADLWKAPRLPSVPPAPAKRDPPEGVFVAGVGNVQNPEIIKSSKVKPRFPKAAEGKGVLGRVVLQAVVSKDGSIGHIEVLQGAGGDCGFEQSAIEAVRQWRYKPGMKNGEPVDVYFTIIVDFTYNGYRMAR; this is encoded by the coding sequence ATGAAGCGCACACGGGAGCAGAGTTTCACCCGGCCCGGTCGACGTGGCATAATCGCGCACTGGAAACCCATGCGCCGAAATCACGCGCGGCCAGCCCTCAGACCTTTGTTGATCGTCGGGATTCTCGCGAGCGCGGCACCGCTCGGGGATACCGCTCGCGCGGGTGCTGCCGGTCGCGACGAACCCCTCCGGCCTGCTGAAGCGGCCTCTCCGTTCCCGGGCAGCACTCCCGAGTCCCCGGCCGGCATTCCCGTGCCGGAAGGAGTCGAGGTCAGCTACGACAAGAGCGGGAGGATCACCTGGTACAAACCGAAGCTGGATCCTTGGCAGGAGTTCAAGGTCCGGGCAATCCCAATCCTCGCGGTCGCCGATGATGGCGCGCGCAAGATCGTCTTCATGATCGAGGTGAAGGACTCGCCGAAGGGACGTCCCACATCAATCCAGGTAACGACCGAGGAAGGGCCGTGGTCCGTTCCGATCGCCGATTCGGACGAGATCAGAATCCACGATTCGGGATGTCGTGTGACGCAGACAATCCTTTTGCAGAACCAGCTTGCTCTCGTGGAGAAGCTGGCCGCCGTGACTCGTGCCGAGATCGCTCTCCCGGGTTACAGGATCACCGTGCGCTACAAGATGTCGGGAGACGACCTGGCGATCTTCAAGAGAATGGCCGATCTGTGGAAAGCGCCGAGGTTGCCTTCGGTGCCGCCGGCACCAGCCAAGCGCGACCCTCCCGAAGGCGTGTTTGTAGCAGGCGTCGGCAACGTCCAAAATCCTGAAATCATCAAAAGCTCCAAGGTCAAGCCGCGATTCCCCAAGGCCGCCGAGGGGAAGGGAGTTCTGGGGCGAGTCGTGCTCCAGGCGGTCGTCAGCAAGGACGGCAGCATCGGGCATATCGAGGTGCTGCAAGGCGCGGGCGGCGACTGCGGGTTCGAGCAGTCGGCGATCGAGGCGGTCCGCCAATGGCGCTACAAGCCCGGCATGAAGAATGGTGAGCCGGTCGACGTTTACTTCACGA
- the fbp gene encoding class 1 fructose-bisphosphatase: protein MAPKTLSDHFEDEGRSTPALTVDLVTLLRQMGECGRRLTLVVRRAALSGSLGLQAGGEINATGDTQKKLDVLADEAVLEAVGSTGLVGAIVSEELKEPRALAGREGRYVLCADPLDGSSNTDIDAPMGTIFGIYRKSAAGPIDPAHDLLRKGSEQVAAGYILYGPSTMMVYTAGAGAHGFTLDEERGAFVLTHEAMKCPERGMFYSANLGNLNRWSPGVRRYVEHVTAPDPATRRPYSLRYIGALVGDVHRSLINGGIYFYPVDAAHPDGKLRLMYECAPMAMIVEQAGGRASTGTGRILDIPARTIHQRTPLVIGSAAEVALYESFME, encoded by the coding sequence ATGGCGCCGAAGACCCTGAGCGATCATTTCGAGGATGAGGGCCGGAGCACCCCGGCGCTGACGGTCGACCTGGTGACGCTCCTGAGGCAGATGGGGGAGTGCGGCAGGCGCCTGACACTCGTGGTGCGGCGCGCCGCTCTTTCGGGAAGCCTGGGGTTGCAAGCGGGCGGCGAGATCAACGCCACCGGCGACACCCAGAAGAAGCTCGATGTCCTGGCCGACGAGGCCGTTCTGGAAGCGGTCGGATCGACCGGACTGGTGGGCGCGATCGTGTCCGAAGAGCTCAAGGAGCCGCGGGCTCTTGCCGGCCGGGAGGGGCGCTACGTCCTGTGCGCCGATCCGCTCGACGGCTCGTCGAACACCGACATCGATGCTCCGATGGGGACAATCTTCGGGATCTATCGAAAGTCCGCCGCCGGCCCGATCGATCCGGCGCATGATCTGCTCCGCAAAGGTTCGGAGCAGGTCGCCGCGGGCTACATCCTGTATGGTCCGAGCACGATGATGGTCTACACCGCCGGCGCCGGCGCGCACGGCTTCACGCTCGACGAGGAACGGGGCGCCTTCGTCCTGACACACGAGGCGATGAAGTGCCCCGAGCGCGGTATGTTCTATAGCGCCAATCTCGGCAACCTCAACCGCTGGTCGCCAGGCGTGCGCCGCTACGTCGAGCATGTGACCGCGCCGGACCCTGCGACCCGGCGACCGTATTCGCTGCGCTACATCGGGGCCCTGGTCGGAGACGTGCACCGCAGCCTGATCAATGGAGGGATCTATTTCTACCCGGTGGACGCCGCCCATCCCGACGGCAAGCTCCGGCTCATGTACGAGTGCGCCCCGATGGCGATGATCGTTGAGCAGGCGGGCGGGCGCGCCAGCACCGGAACCGGCCGGATTCTCGACATCCCGGCACGGACCATTCATCAACGCACGCCGCTCGTCATCGGCAGCGCGGCTGAAGTGGCCCTGTACGAATCATTCATGGAGTGA
- a CDS encoding ADOP family duplicated permease, with translation MQPAVRCCMQPDMLDKLDDKIRGKAGRSVTPTRDAVRRVWRSRWLEAAWAFGRDIRFALRSLMRAKGLTVTVVVTLALGIGANAAIFSVVRAVLLVPLVNRDADRLIYIRQSAPGVGTENMTFSMPEIIDLKSGAKTIAAFGDFSTVDFTMIGFGAEPRVVTAGVVNGSFFDVMGLRPVLGRLLNAGDDGPKAAGAAVLTHRFWSSTLNSNPGVIGKTIRLGPGTATVVGVLEPSLPYPAETQIIANVVTSPHHLGATMVTDRSHRMTELFGRLAPGATLEAARTELTALHAAIMHEHPEAYAKSAHVQLRITTLRDQLASSARTILLVLLAAAAVVFVIACSNVANLILARSVRREGELALRAALGAGHGALRRTLLAESLLLCGAGAVLGLMLADPFVTAVARYASRFSIRALDATVDHSVLLVGAGLAMAAAVLLAYVPRLPSSTATAGFRLASGSARITPGTNRRLRMFATTQIACSFVLLAGAGMLVVALTVLQTANTGYDMRHVLAIDVPPSAPGVGGASAMTFFQEAIRRIETLPGVQGVAAGMVVPWRDPSSGLKWQFAVEGYHPADGEDNPTGRMRLISPRFFAVLGVPLLAGRDFTDADRDASEPVAIVSQSVAQRLFPNGDALNRRVWWTDPLFAKAPPLRIVGVVADVDDENVVQAPALTVYQPAWQGRYATRLFVRAAGDPYTLVPAVTRTLRDLSADQAVERLTTLEDVRAQVLAPERLNAFVFTGFAGTALLIAVVGIAGVLAFSVSARTREFGVRLAIGSTPRQLLTRVLLEGAQIAATGIVAGVAGGYLLARIAESYFETARMPGVLPVLGAATVLMGAAVVASLVPAARASRVDVLQALASE, from the coding sequence ATGCAACCTGCTGTGCGTTGCTGCATGCAGCCTGACATGCTGGACAAACTCGACGACAAGATTCGGGGCAAGGCGGGGCGGAGCGTCACTCCCACTCGCGACGCCGTTCGGCGTGTCTGGCGGTCACGCTGGCTCGAGGCGGCCTGGGCCTTCGGGCGGGACATCCGGTTCGCCCTGCGCTCTCTCATGCGAGCCAAGGGCCTGACTGTCACGGTGGTCGTGACGCTCGCTCTGGGCATCGGGGCCAACGCGGCGATTTTCAGCGTGGTGCGGGCCGTGCTGCTCGTTCCGCTGGTCAATCGCGACGCCGATCGCCTGATCTACATCCGCCAGAGCGCTCCGGGCGTCGGCACCGAGAACATGACCTTCTCCATGCCGGAAATTATCGATCTCAAGTCCGGTGCCAAGACGATTGCCGCGTTCGGCGATTTCTCCACGGTCGACTTCACGATGATCGGATTCGGCGCCGAGCCTCGTGTGGTGACGGCCGGCGTCGTCAACGGGTCGTTCTTCGACGTCATGGGGCTCCGGCCTGTGCTCGGCCGCCTGCTGAACGCCGGCGACGACGGTCCCAAGGCGGCGGGTGCGGCGGTCCTTACACACCGTTTCTGGAGCTCCACGCTCAACAGCAACCCGGGGGTGATTGGCAAGACGATCCGGCTCGGTCCGGGCACCGCCACCGTCGTCGGCGTCCTCGAGCCGTCGCTGCCCTATCCGGCCGAGACGCAGATCATCGCGAACGTTGTGACCAGCCCGCATCACCTCGGGGCGACGATGGTGACCGACCGCTCCCACCGGATGACCGAGCTGTTCGGCCGCCTGGCACCGGGCGCCACGCTCGAGGCGGCGCGAACGGAGCTGACCGCCCTGCACGCGGCGATCATGCACGAACACCCCGAGGCGTACGCCAAGTCGGCGCACGTTCAGCTCCGGATCACGACGCTTCGCGATCAGCTCGCGTCGTCCGCACGGACCATCCTTCTCGTCCTGCTTGCCGCGGCCGCTGTCGTCTTCGTCATAGCGTGCTCGAACGTCGCGAACCTGATTCTGGCCCGCTCGGTGCGCCGGGAGGGAGAGCTCGCTCTGCGCGCCGCCCTGGGCGCCGGTCATGGCGCGCTCCGCCGCACCCTGCTCGCCGAGAGTCTCCTGCTCTGCGGGGCCGGCGCCGTGCTGGGACTGATGCTGGCGGATCCCTTTGTGACCGCGGTCGCCCGCTATGCCTCGCGTTTCTCCATTCGTGCGCTCGACGCCACCGTGGATCACAGCGTGCTCCTGGTCGGTGCGGGGCTGGCCATGGCCGCGGCCGTGCTGCTCGCGTACGTTCCACGTCTTCCCTCGTCCACGGCAACGGCAGGCTTCAGGCTGGCCAGCGGCAGCGCCCGGATCACTCCTGGCACCAACCGCCGTCTGCGGATGTTTGCGACGACTCAGATCGCCTGTTCGTTCGTGCTGCTTGCCGGCGCCGGCATGCTGGTCGTCGCGCTCACGGTGCTGCAGACGGCGAACACGGGCTACGACATGCGACACGTGCTGGCGATCGACGTGCCACCCTCGGCGCCGGGCGTCGGCGGCGCCTCGGCGATGACCTTCTTTCAGGAAGCGATCCGGCGGATCGAAACCCTGCCGGGCGTGCAGGGGGTCGCGGCCGGGATGGTCGTGCCCTGGCGCGACCCCAGCTCGGGCCTCAAGTGGCAGTTTGCCGTGGAGGGCTACCACCCCGCGGATGGCGAGGACAACCCGACCGGGCGAATGCGGCTCATCTCGCCGCGGTTCTTTGCCGTGCTCGGAGTTCCGCTCCTCGCGGGCCGCGACTTTACGGATGCGGACCGTGACGCCAGCGAGCCCGTGGCGATCGTCAGTCAGAGCGTCGCACAGCGGCTGTTTCCGAACGGCGATGCACTGAACCGACGCGTGTGGTGGACCGACCCGCTCTTCGCCAAGGCGCCACCCCTCCGCATCGTCGGCGTCGTGGCGGACGTTGACGACGAAAACGTCGTGCAGGCTCCGGCCCTGACGGTTTACCAGCCGGCCTGGCAGGGGCGCTATGCCACCCGCCTGTTCGTCCGCGCCGCCGGGGATCCGTACACGCTCGTGCCGGCCGTGACGCGCACCCTCCGCGACCTTTCCGCCGATCAGGCCGTGGAACGCCTCACCACGCTGGAGGATGTCCGCGCCCAGGTGCTCGCTCCGGAGCGGCTGAACGCGTTCGTGTTCACCGGATTCGCCGGCACCGCGCTGCTCATCGCGGTCGTCGGCATCGCCGGGGTGCTCGCGTTTTCGGTGAGCGCGCGGACGCGCGAATTCGGCGTGCGGCTGGCGATCGGCTCCACGCCGCGGCAGCTGCTGACGCGCGTCCTCCTGGAGGGCGCGCAGATCGCCGCGACAGGGATCGTCGCCGGCGTTGCCGGCGGCTATCTGCTCGCCCGCATCGCGGAAAGCTACTTCGAGACCGCGCGCATGCCGGGCGTGCTGCCGGTCCTCGGCGCAGCCACCGTTCTCATGGGCGCGGCCGTGGTCGCCTCCCTGGTGCCGGCGGCGCGTGCTTCGCGCGTGGACGTCCTGCAGGCGCTCGCGTCGGAGTAA
- a CDS encoding sialidase family protein, with protein MRQGRRLPLLTYLVAVFAFADTTGQGAESAWPANVRVNQDHIGNQQAETSLAVDPNDPLHLVTVFWEVISVDPQNPGNRQKRLNWAWTRDGGQTWQSRRFENDVYSSDPSIKADRQGNFYIETILVPHFRDQTDVSIGILKSTDGGETFVKTADIGLNRSMDKPYMTIDPVSDALFVFWNDFSRTRGPNSWRIFFAASTDHGATFSTPHQISAESAFGGFATAAVGIEGEVYATWATIYHAQRIWFARSLDGGRTWPTTDRHVTDTPAGGVRQFDAVGWPTVAVDRSGGPHHGRVYVAWTRSTSLIGSVELAWSDDRGDHWSPSVRVDDVKLSGDSHSLAWVVVDGEGRVCVTYRLLRPDAAGSLRAEYLAFSTDGGVTFGPSVRISDGIYPNRLFNGDYDEPVAVGNRLHAIWADARFGDNDVFTQNVDLDDFDEDGILNDGDLDGQYADHPCTGGATAHCDDNCPGVPNPDQRDSDLDGIGDACDGAP; from the coding sequence ATGCGACAGGGCAGACGCCTTCCCCTCCTCACGTACCTCGTGGCAGTCTTTGCGTTCGCCGATACGACAGGACAGGGCGCCGAATCCGCGTGGCCGGCGAACGTCCGCGTCAACCAGGACCACATCGGCAATCAGCAGGCGGAGACTTCTCTCGCCGTGGACCCGAACGATCCGCTCCACCTCGTCACGGTCTTCTGGGAGGTGATCTCCGTTGATCCGCAGAATCCCGGGAACCGGCAGAAGCGCCTGAACTGGGCCTGGACCCGGGACGGTGGACAGACCTGGCAGAGCCGGCGATTCGAGAACGACGTCTACAGCAGCGACCCCTCCATCAAGGCGGACCGGCAGGGGAACTTCTACATCGAGACGATCCTCGTGCCGCACTTTCGCGACCAGACGGATGTCAGCATCGGAATTCTCAAGTCCACCGACGGAGGGGAGACATTCGTCAAGACCGCCGATATCGGGCTCAACCGGTCCATGGACAAGCCTTACATGACGATCGATCCGGTCTCCGATGCGCTCTTCGTGTTCTGGAACGATTTCTCTCGCACGCGCGGGCCGAACTCCTGGCGGATTTTCTTCGCTGCAAGCACGGATCACGGCGCCACGTTCTCGACACCCCATCAGATCTCGGCCGAGAGCGCCTTCGGGGGCTTTGCGACGGCCGCCGTAGGAATCGAGGGCGAAGTCTACGCAACGTGGGCGACCATCTACCATGCGCAGAGGATCTGGTTCGCTCGATCCCTGGACGGCGGTCGAACGTGGCCGACCACCGATCGACACGTCACGGATACTCCTGCGGGCGGAGTCCGCCAGTTCGACGCTGTCGGCTGGCCCACCGTCGCCGTGGATCGAAGCGGCGGCCCGCATCACGGTCGGGTCTACGTCGCCTGGACGAGATCCACCTCTTTGATCGGCTCGGTCGAGCTGGCGTGGTCCGACGATCGCGGTGATCACTGGAGCCCATCCGTCCGCGTAGACGATGTCAAGCTCTCGGGCGACTCCCACAGTCTGGCCTGGGTGGTCGTCGACGGCGAGGGTCGAGTGTGCGTCACCTACCGTCTGCTTCGGCCGGACGCCGCCGGCAGCCTCCGCGCGGAATACCTGGCCTTCTCGACGGACGGGGGGGTGACCTTCGGCCCGAGCGTCCGCATCTCCGACGGCATCTACCCCAACCGCCTATTCAACGGAGACTACGACGAGCCGGTCGCCGTGGGGAACAGACTGCACGCCATATGGGCCGATGCGCGCTTCGGAGACAACGACGTCTTCACGCAGAATGTCGACCTGGACGATTTCGACGAGGACGGAATCCTGAACGACGGCGACCTGGACGGACAGTACGCGGACCACCCCTGCACTGGCGGCGCGACCGCGCACTGCGACGACAACTGTCCGGGCGTGCCGAACCCGGATCAGCGCGACAGCGATCTGGACGGGATCGGGGACGCCTGCGACGGGGCGCCGTGA